The sequence below is a genomic window from Ignavibacteria bacterium.
ACACAGTTTCTTGATTACCTTTACCTATAAATCTTAGTTTTATATCACCACCGTAAGGAGAAGCTCCTATCTGATATGCAATTAACCCTTCATAAGGTACATACTTATCTCCATCTTTAACATATACTTCCTGATCAAACGGTTGTACAAATCTAGGATCCGAAAATCTAATTGCGTATTTAGTTTCTTGTCTATCTCTATAAGCTTCTTCTTCTCTAACAAGCTCATTAACTGTTTTATATACATCTCCCCACAATGCTCCTGTATACGGTTTACCTTGTTCATCGAATATTTTAATAGCACTGCCTATTCTACCTCCTTTTAGTCTTGCTACTAAAGATTTTTCCCCTTCCACTTCCACTGGTTCTTTTGTATATGGGTCTATATATAACTTACGAACTTCAATATTAAGTAATTTGTTTTTACTACTATCTATACCCGTAGGAACTATTGAATAAGATACATCTAGTGGTTTTATTTTAGAAATCAGTTGTAACGCTTTTTCTTTAGAATATCCTCCAGAAACTAGTTCGTCCAATAACTCTTTACCTTTATAAGTTTTACCATTGTAATTAAATATGTAGTTAGAATTTCTTAATAAGTCTTCTGTTAACTTAATATCCTGTTGTTTTTCTTTAGCTTTCATTTCCTGATTTTTAAGTCCTGAGTATATATCTCCTAACTGTAATATACTGTGTTTATATTGTGTAGGTATACTAGTATCTCCTAATACTTTTGTATAATACTCTTTATAAGCTTTCAGTAAAGTTTCTTCATCACTGGCTGTATCAAACATACTGGATGCTAATTTCCCATACTCCTGTAACTTTTGTTCTGCTCTTTTTTTAGCTGTAAATTCTTCCAACCTTTCTATAGCTGGAAGAATACTCATTAGAGCTTCTAATGGTTCTGGTTCTCTCTGTTTTGTGTCATTATTAAAATACTTCATAAGTTATACCTATCGACTTAACCATTCTTGTAAACTCATACCCTTGTTTAACAGCATTATTCCTGATGGTCTGCCTACCGTACCTTTTTTGTTCTTTAAACTGAAAGGATTATAACTTATTTGTTCTTCTAAGTTTAAACTATTATCTGTTAATCTATTAGTCATAGATAATACATCAAAAGCTGTACTATTATTGGATTGCTGTAAAGCAAGATTTACATTTAAATCATTAGGACTGGTACCTTTCACAGTTGGTGTGCTGTTAACAGTATTCTGAGTATTATTTTGTTCTCCCTGTAACATATTTTCAAATGTATTAACTAATACTTTAGTACTTAAATAATTGAGAGGTATAGAAGACAAAGAAGGAGGAGTAGGAAATGGTACTTCAGCCTTAGTTAATTCTATCTTTTTGTTATGTTGTTCTATTTCTTGTAATAGTTTTAATCTATCAGAAGCTCTCTGACCAAGTATTTTACTACCCAATAGTCCTCTATAAGTATCTTGATTTAGTATTGCTGATAATCCCAATGAAGCTCTATTCATTTCGTTAATAGCAGCTGTATTATAACTACGATCTAATTCATTAAGTAATGCTTTCTTTTCTTCTTCATCAATTTTAGCCTTTTCTAATTGTTTTAACATTTCTTGACGAGCTTTTTTCTCAGAAGAATATCCTAGTAATCTATCTATAAACGATAATCCTGTAGAAGCAATAGCTAAAATCTCTCCCAGTGGCATAACTATTCTCCTTCCTTAATCTTCTTAACTTCCTTTTTAATTCTATTTAATTCATTAGTTAGTTTCTTATTCTCTAATTTAGACTTATAATACTTTTTCTCTAAATCAATCAAATTAGTATTAACATCTTTAGATTTAATTCTAAATATCATATCTAAATGCCTCATAGTTGATTGATACGGTATTTAGTACTGTATCGGGTTCTAATTCTATTTCATATTGTATGTATTTATTAAATACTCTATCTCTTATTGGTATATCTAATCTCTTATTTTCTAAATCCAGTTTATATTCTTTGTTATTAATATAAACTTTAGCTTTACCTTTACCATCAAATACAATGCTGTTAACCTTAAATCTTACATATGGTTCATTCAAATTTATCTTTTTTGAACGAATTTTGCATACTTCAGGTATTAGTTTTAACTGATATAGTTTATTACTACTTACCGCTGTTAATCCATATTGTTCTGTATAGACAATATTTTTAACAGCATCTCTTAAAGTATTTAGTCTCCAGGTTTTAGCCTTAGGATCATATATATACAGTACATTATTCTCAATAAGAATTATTTCTTCTTTTAATGGATTAAATGTTACATTCAAATTTCCATATTTTTCTTTTATTAATTCACTCATATATTCAGTTATGTCTACAATATTTTGAGTATTATACAAATACAGTCCTTTACTACTAAGTATTAATAATCCTTCTGGTATTTCTAAATAATCTTTATAATCATTTATAATGAGAGAAATTCTATCTTTTTCTACAAAGAATAACAATTCATCTTCATTAGATATATGTATCACTGTTAATACATTGTTATAATAAACTCCTAAATCATTGTTTATGTTTAATAGCAAGTTACCTTCTACTTGTGGAATAATATTATAAAATGCTTTAGTTATTACTCCATTACCTATAACTGGATAATAAATCTTATTAGCTTTAGTTACAAATGGTACGTCTTTAATTACTGTAATATCATCAAAATGTTTTATAGGCTCTTTATCATATACTCCTAATGTTTGAGTTAAATATATTCCAGAAAGACTATACTTATCCGCTATTAACCGCCTTTTAGCTAACTTATCAATATTTGGGTAAAAATCTACAAATGTTGTTATAAATAGATATTGTGGAATATTATCTTTGTCGAATATATTAAAATTAGCTACCATTTCAGGTTGTGTATCTGGATCCATTTTAATATAAACTCTAATAGCAATAATATGCTTATATAATAGCTCGTTATAAATTGGTATTAAAACTTCAATTACAAATGGATTGTTTTCAATTTCTGTTTTATATTTCTTATAAAGTAATTCAGTATTATCATCAAGTAGATAAGTTATATATACCTCTTTTTCTAAATATGGGCTGTTAATTAATCTTTCGGAATAAGGATATTTGCTATAGTCTGTCTCTATATGGATATTAGCTTTATGAACTAGGTTTGGATTGTCTTTAATACTTTTTAAGATATTATACATTGTTACTAAATCACCTTTAAAACCAACTCTTACTATTGTGCCATATACAGGATCATTAACACTAGTCAGATTAAAATAGTTTTTATCTATATTTACAAAGTTTATTAATACTTGATTTAGCTCTAGTTCTCCTCCGTTCTGCAGTTTAAATTTCAAATTCCAATTATTTATGGGATATTCTAATCGTACTGTTTGTTTCGCTACCGTCAACGTAGGTGTATTAACAATGTATACTCCTACCAGCTCTAAATCAAAATGCAAGGAGTTAATTTTCTCACCATTTTTAAACAAATGTACCTTCCCATTAAACTTCACAAGTCCATTGTTATATGGATAATATACTAGTTCTAATTGATCTACACTTACTGTTACTTCAGTATCCAGTATAGTAACAGTAGTTTTTGGTAAAAAACTAACTTGAACACCATCCAGAAACGTAGGTTCAGGGTAGTATTCTACCAGTTCTATATTCTCATATCTTCTAAGTACAGGAAATTTATATCTTCTAATTCTTTTGAGAACATAAAACTTCTTATCAGTAAGTATATATACTTTACCTTCATGGTTAACAGCACGTCTATAATTACCTTCTATGGGAAACTCTTGAGTTAAATTATTGTTTTTGATAACAATCTTATTGGAGTGTGCTATTAACAAATATCTTTGAGGATCATATTGGTAGGTGTTTTTAAATTCATTGCTTTTTAATTGACAGGCATATTTATCTTCATCTAAAACTATTTCTTGTAAATCTAATATATTTTCATCAAAACTATCTAACTCTTCTAATACATATTTTTTAGCTTCTATTCTATTTTCTAATATCAATGCATCTATATATTCAGAAAACTCTAATGATGCTTCACTGTCGTTTACATCTGTCAGTAATCCTCTAAATTTATTAATCTTAATATCTGGCATATCACTTCTTATACTCCTTAATAATCTTTTCAGCACTTCTACCTACAACATATCCACCAAGTCCTATTTGAAGCAATGTCCATGCTTCATTTGATAGTCTATAAGCTAATATTCCTAAACTATCTAAAACTACAAGTATAAGAAATGTTAACATAGTAATTGGTCTCCAATTTCTCTGTATCCAGGATTGTCCTTGAGCTTCTGCAGTGATAATAGTTTTTTGAGCTTCCACTAATTGAGTTTCTAATTCGATTAACTTACTTGTAATTTCATTTTCTAATTTCTTTAACTCTATTTGTGCTTTTAGTCTTTCTTCATCAGTAGTAGTTAAATTATTTATTATATCTCCTATAGGTTTAATAGCATTTGTAATTGTATCCCATATTGGCATAAATACTCCTATTGTTTAATTATATCTATTCTACTAAACCAACCTATAAATTTCTCTTGTGTCTCATTAGTTAACATTATTTCTATATAATGAGAACCTTGTAAAATATTAAGTATGTTATATACTAATCTGGTACCTCTATTTTTTATACAGGTTAATAGCGTATTATATGTAGTATCTCCAAATTTACCATCTACTTTAACATTTGGATATAACTTCTGATTATTATTCAAAATATTACAAGTTATTTGAATAAATGTAGTAGTTCTTTGTTTACCTAAATTAACTGATTGTTCAAATATTTCATCAGCTATAACTTCTGGTAATGTATCTAATCTAAAGTAATCCCAATACTCTTTTTTATAAAATTCTGCTGTTAACCTTTCTAATTCATTATTGTTCTTTAATTCTGATAACTTTCCTTTAGATTTATATTCATCTATTATCTTCCAACCTTCCCAGTTAGGATTATATCTTCTAGATATTCCTTTATAAGTTTCTCCTCCTTTGTCATCAGGATCATTTACATATCCACCCTCATGTTTAATTAATCTTTCATAAGATTTATCAAACATAATTATCTCCCCTTCTTCCATTTACTTGCATTTAACGCAAATATTGCTTTCTTTACCATTGCCTTAGAATATCTACCTGGATTATTTTTAACTCTTCTGGCAAACTCTTTTACCGATAATCCTCTTTTTTTAGCAGCGGCTGTAAATGTACCTCTCTTAGAAGGTTTAATATAAATTCTACTCTTCCGAGCCATTTTCATTCTCCTTTAATTGTTCATATATCATTCTTCTGTTTCCACAATATGAACATACCCAAAATGTAGTATAATAATTATCAAACCATCTACTTTTTTCTTCCAGTTTTAAATACTTTCTTTCTGCTCTACATTCTGGACAGTAATAACTTTCCACTTCAAATTCTAATATTTCTTTCATATCTTCTGTATTTTCCTCATTGTCTTTCTCTTCTGGTACTATATCTAAATGACCTTCAAAGTAGTAATTTAAGTTTCTTAACATACCTTCAAGTATGCCCAATATATCATCAAGTGTTAAATCATCACTATCTATTTCGTTTGTAATTTTTCTATAAGGAGTATATACTGTGTGTTCTATAGTTATTCTCATACAAAGAATACCAGATAAGTTATGATAGATGCTGTTAACAGCACAAATTTAGCAAGTAAACTTATGTTTCTTTCTACAAAACTTTGTGTTTGAGTAGATACTCTAAAAAATGGTAATCCTCTAAGTAAATTTAATCCACCATCATAAAGTATAGTCCAAAATAGTGAAAATGTAATAAGTAAATTAGTGTACTTTACATACTCTATAAACTCATCAGGTTTAAATATCAATATGACTAAATAAACAAATACAAGTGTCCACTGACAAAATTGAAAATGTTTCCATAGTTTTTGATAATCTTTAGCATATTTAGTAGTGATAAATAATTTTTCTTGATCTCTATAATAATTTTCATACACATTTAGAATTAAATAAGCTAAAAAGAATGTTAAAAATATTAGCATATAACTCCTACTTATTATTGAAAAATACTTTTATGTAAATATAATAGACAATAGTAGCTACAGTAGTTAACAGCACTGATAATACACCCCAAAAATCATAAATCTGTATAAGTGTTTCTGTTTCAAATAGAAATGATATAGCTCTAAATCCTAATCCAATTGAATATGCAAAAAATAAATGTGCTGTTAACCATCTTAAATATCCATTTTTACTTTTATAAAACTCCATTCCAATTAAAAAACTAAATATTGTAGATAAAGTATATAATGAAAAAGCGAGCATATTAACTCCTTATTTAATGCGTCTGTCAATACTCTCAAGTAATGATTTTAACCCAGAAAGTACATCTGTATTCTCTTTAATTACTCTAGTCATATTATCTAAATTCTTTTGATTTTCTTCTCTCCATTCATCTCTTTCTTTCTTATGTTGTTTTAATAAATATTGAACATAATATATCAACATACCAAGTGTAACAGCAGTTATACTGAAATTCTCTACTATTTTGATATATTCTGACATATTTTATTCCTGTAATTCTTCTAAACCAACAATATTCTCTTTGTGTATAACGGCACTAGTATAATATGGTACAAATCTTTCTTCTTCATTTTCTACTACTATTTCTCCTAAATCACAGTTGTAATGTTCATCATCTATTTGAAAGTTAACTGCACATTTAGTAAATCCTTCAATAGGTTCTGTTAAATCAAATATATTGGTCATATTACTTCTCCTTACATTATTTTATCATAAACTAAAATTATATCTATATTTGAATTCCCAGCTTTAACATATAAGCTTCTTGTTGAAGTTGTGAAACTATTAACATCAATTACCTTAGTCTCACCATCACCTATATTCACACCATTAATTAATTCGTTCGCATTTGTAGTTGTCCCTAAATATATCGTATTAGTTCCAGCATAATTATTCTTAACAATTACTTGCTTTAAGTTATGATTTGCTTTCTGAGTGTTAACCAACTGCACAGTCGTTATTGATATACCAGATTTATAATCTCTATATCCTGCTAAAGCAATAGGATTACCATAAGTAGTTCCGTGTAATCCATTCTGACTTTCTAACCAACCCATTGCACCTGCATTTTGTGGTAGATATTCAGCAACACTGCCAACTTGGTAACATTCAACATTATCTATGGTGAAATAATTTGTTGTTCTACCATAAAAATCTAATGCTGTGGTTAAAGCTTCACCAATAAACTCTATTGTTCCATTACCAGATGCTCTAATATCAGACCCTTGTATCATTGTTATATTTGTAAACCTATCAGTAGAAATTCCACAATCACCAGAACCACTATAATCACCAATCGTAAATTTAACTCTATACCTCTTACCAACTTGTAATATGTTCGCTGATAATACAGTTATATTAACATAGTTAGCAATAGCCTTGCCCCCAGATATAGACCATCCAGTTCCTTTATACCAGAACCCAGTATCACTATCAAATGTGCTATTATCACCTGTAACTAATCCATTTTGACTTGCCCTTCTATCTGCATAAGGCAATACATAAGCTAATGGATTGCCGTTGTTGTAAAGCTCTATCACTTCAGATTGAGTTAATGCACGATTATATAATCTTGCGAAGAATAATTTATGGTTACCTAATGCTGTCCCAGTTCCAGTGCGATTAAATTGCAGAGGATAACTATTAGATATAGTATTATTGGGGCAATTGAGTGTTCCTTCCAATATACCATTAATATATAGAAATATTATATTGCCAGATTTAACTGCTACTAAATGATATAACTTATTTGGTTGAGGAACTTGTGTGGAAATTAAAGAATAGGTTGTTCCATCATCAATATTAAATCTAAAATATGTTTGATTGTAAAACAAAGAATATCCATTGTTAAAATAATCACTTTTATCCAACAATACCAAACTCCCCGAAGGAATATTTACGCCTGTCTTAAAATAGACTTCTAAGCTAAAGT
It includes:
- a CDS encoding LamG domain-containing protein encodes the protein MGINTSKDLTNKTPSNSYKDLVHFGNNNQGLSDSTLVRLSDGRGNELPILIRKDKVVVKPTDSNGDILVIEDLSGNTLLTVDAVNKRITAGTGVKFVGDGSLLSGITGATGGVSNTGSTNIVADSDANGSGDITFSIGSTEIARIVNNGSGTGGGWLIKSLTVLPTPAGNDFVLGNKSKTPTVKTADSEKRIQLIEDNNSGDVSGYWFDGVDDYVQVADNDNLDFGTGNFSLEVYFKTGVNIPSGSLVLLDKSDYFNNGYSLFYNQTYFRFNIDDGTTYSLISTQVPQPNKLYHLVAVKSGNIIFLYINGILEGTLNCPNNTISNSYPLQFNRTGTGTALGNHKLFFARLYNRALTQSEVIELYNNGNPLAYVLPYADRRASQNGLVTGDNSTFDSDTGFWYKGTGWSISGGKAIANYVNITVLSANILQVGKRYRVKFTIGDYSGSGDCGISTDRFTNITMIQGSDIRASGNGTIEFIGEALTTALDFYGRTTNYFTIDNVECYQVGSVAEYLPQNAGAMGWLESQNGLHGTTYGNPIALAGYRDYKSGISITTVQLVNTQKANHNLKQVIVKNNYAGTNTIYLGTTTNANELINGVNIGDGETKVIDVNSFTTSTRSLYVKAGNSNIDIILVYDKIM